A genome region from Deltaproteobacteria bacterium includes the following:
- a CDS encoding bifunctional folylpolyglutamate synthase/dihydrofolate synthase: MFFSCMITLQKAMPSHKYNFKAALAYLDRFQFHGFRLGLERMTGILKALGNPEKGYPCLHVAGTNGKGSVSAVIASILNAAGYRTGLYTSPHLSSLRERFRIGDIMISEEELSEQVWKIRDFLETGYELSYFEFTTAIAMVWFAEQKTDLAIFETGLGGRLDATNIVNPLVSVITNISLEHQSFLGSSIPEIAREKAGIIKKGVPVITGVREQPAFSVILDRCLELNVPVRQLGRDFDIKGHGNSGIDYKGEFFEINGLDPALRGRHQAVNAGLAIAACEGLMKHGFKVTDTAIRNGCRSVYWPGRGELLMGSRRVLLDGAHNIGGVRSLKDLLGQLNRISGNNGMCRHTLLWACSDEGGDKDFAAMLREIAPLFGKIVITEPPGPRIPVTLERWGRNDIPKDAIMEQNWKNALDKALSICSMEDLLCVAGSLYLVGAVREELMKRDFCVYNHNPRQDWTHKR; this comes from the coding sequence ATGTTTTTTTCATGCATGATTACACTGCAAAAAGCCATGCCTTCGCACAAATACAATTTCAAGGCTGCCCTGGCCTATCTGGATAGGTTCCAGTTTCATGGTTTTCGCCTGGGCCTTGAGCGGATGACAGGCATATTGAAAGCGCTCGGCAATCCTGAAAAGGGTTATCCCTGTCTCCATGTTGCCGGTACCAATGGAAAAGGCTCTGTAAGCGCCGTTATTGCAAGTATTCTAAATGCCGCTGGATACAGAACAGGTCTCTATACCTCACCCCACCTGTCATCTCTCAGGGAACGATTCAGGATAGGAGATATCATGATTTCTGAGGAGGAGTTGAGCGAACAGGTCTGGAAGATCAGAGATTTCCTGGAAACGGGTTATGAGCTCAGCTATTTTGAGTTTACTACTGCAATAGCAATGGTCTGGTTTGCGGAACAGAAAACGGACCTGGCAATCTTTGAGACCGGTCTCGGAGGCAGGCTGGATGCCACCAATATAGTCAATCCCCTGGTCTCTGTTATTACAAATATCTCTCTGGAGCACCAGTCCTTTCTGGGCAGTAGTATTCCTGAAATAGCCAGGGAAAAGGCCGGCATCATTAAGAAAGGTGTGCCGGTGATCACAGGGGTCAGGGAGCAGCCTGCTTTCTCTGTGATACTGGACAGATGTCTTGAGTTGAACGTACCCGTCCGGCAACTTGGCCGGGATTTCGACATTAAAGGGCATGGAAATTCGGGGATCGACTATAAAGGGGAATTTTTCGAAATCAACGGGTTGGATCCGGCCTTGAGAGGCAGGCATCAGGCTGTAAACGCCGGCCTTGCCATAGCGGCCTGCGAGGGATTGATGAAGCATGGATTCAAGGTCACTGATACTGCGATAAGAAATGGATGCAGAAGCGTCTATTGGCCTGGCAGGGGGGAACTGCTGATGGGAAGCCGCAGGGTGTTGCTCGACGGGGCCCACAACATAGGCGGCGTACGGTCACTCAAAGATCTTCTTGGCCAGTTGAATAGGATCTCAGGGAACAATGGGATGTGCAGGCATACTCTCCTGTGGGCCTGCTCTGACGAAGGCGGAGACAAGGACTTTGCAGCCATGCTCAGGGAGATAGCACCCCTGTTCGGGAAAATCGTCATCACAGAGCCTCCTGGTCCCAGGATACCGGTCACGCTGGAGAGGTGGGGACGAAATGATATCCCGAAAGATGCGATCATGGAGCAGAACTGGAAAAATGCACTGGATAAGGCCCTTTCAATCTGCAGTATGGAGGATCTGCTTTGCGTGGCAGGCTCGCTTTATCTCGTGGGGGCAGTGAGAGAGGAGTTAATGAAGAGGGATTTCTGCGTATATAATCATAATCCAAGGCAGGACTGGACCCATAAACGCTGA
- a CDS encoding 3-deoxy-7-phosphoheptulonate synthase — protein MIIILKPDTDVPGPEYEKISTYLKQFHDIKVKLVELQGETRTVREIHLIGPTHDIPEEVLTGMTGVERVIRVSSKYRQIGRYDLKLVPAGFTYQGIKFDQKTLHIFPGPCAVDTLEHAEETFKFLKSLGIETTRMGAYKPRTSPYDFQGHGAECLPWVFDLAGKYEIKIIAMEVLREQHIDEIREALEAAGKPTGVMLQIGTRNAQNFELLKAVGSQDELPVLYKRGMGLTLEESLNACEYIASEGNRQIVFCLRGVKSQLGLPHRNIVDFIHVPVVQRLTRLPVCVDPSHSVGSKEHSPDGLLDIFNAAAQGIIAGANMILVECHPEPETALCDGPQSLTFPELEQFINDMSIVREAYKKRINAYSQGMFKEMTKI, from the coding sequence ATGATTATAATTCTAAAACCGGATACAGATGTTCCGGGACCCGAGTATGAAAAAATAAGCACTTACCTCAAACAATTCCATGACATCAAAGTCAAACTGGTGGAGCTTCAGGGTGAGACCAGGACGGTCAGGGAAATCCACCTCATCGGACCAACACATGATATACCGGAGGAGGTCCTGACCGGCATGACCGGCGTCGAGCGGGTAATCAGGGTCTCAAGCAAGTACCGGCAGATCGGCAGATACGACTTAAAACTTGTGCCGGCAGGTTTTACCTATCAGGGTATAAAGTTTGACCAGAAGACCCTTCATATCTTTCCCGGACCGTGCGCTGTTGACACACTTGAGCATGCAGAAGAAACCTTCAAGTTTCTTAAGAGTCTCGGGATAGAGACCACCAGAATGGGTGCTTACAAGCCACGGACCAGCCCCTATGATTTCCAGGGGCATGGGGCCGAGTGCCTGCCGTGGGTCTTTGATCTGGCCGGCAAGTACGAGATCAAAATCATTGCCATGGAGGTCCTGCGGGAGCAGCACATTGATGAAATCAGGGAGGCCCTGGAGGCTGCGGGAAAGCCCACCGGGGTCATGCTTCAGATCGGGACCCGGAATGCACAGAACTTTGAGCTGCTTAAGGCCGTTGGATCTCAGGATGAGTTACCTGTGCTGTATAAGCGGGGCATGGGACTCACCCTTGAAGAATCCCTGAATGCCTGTGAATACATTGCCAGTGAAGGCAATCGCCAGATAGTATTTTGCCTGAGAGGAGTCAAGTCACAGCTTGGCCTGCCCCATCGCAACATAGTGGATTTTATACATGTGCCGGTGGTTCAGAGGCTGACCAGGCTCCCTGTATGTGTGGACCCCAGCCATTCTGTAGGGTCAAAGGAACACTCCCCTGACGGGTTGCTGGACATATTTAATGCAGCTGCACAGGGCATCATAGCCGGTGCCAACATGATCCTGGTTGAATGCCATCCGGAACCGGAAACCGCTCTGTGTGACGGGCCGCAATCGCTGACATTTCCTGAACTCGAGCAGTTTATAAATGATATGTCCATCGTACGGGAGGCCTATAAAAAACGAATAAATGCATACTCCCAGGGTATGTTCAAGGAAATGACAAAGATATAG